One window from the genome of Anguilla rostrata isolate EN2019 chromosome 5, ASM1855537v3, whole genome shotgun sequence encodes:
- the LOC135256101 gene encoding uncharacterized protein LOC135256101 isoform X1, producing the protein MDSALSQFLLQETQAPGCEAMLEQSCSGSDPGYYSACGSLSPASSVDSLCASPRTLRCGAGQEPAEGLLFSTAAAETGPRPAQPAQGARRSRSRYPGHKRQSASEREKLRMRDLTKALHHLNAYLPPSLAPAGQTLTKIQTLRLTIRYIAQLSAQLEAPEGAPSQARPDLPPSGFGTRDTDRGSFCQSVGAMTTEDIAMFQPAFPHTVDQYSCLRQPFQQSPCGDYSIAQTLTEEYYTLQNQLPLSKLGSL; encoded by the exons ATGGACTCAGCGctctcccagttcctgctccAGGAGACCCAGGCCCCGGGGTGTGAGGCCATGCTGGAGCAGTCCTGCTCCGGCTCTGACCCCGGCTACTACAGCGCCTGCGGCAGCCTGTCTCCGGCCTCCTCCGTGGACTCCCTCTGCGCCTCCCCCCGGACCCTGCGCTGTGGCGCGGGGCAGGAGCCCGCCGAAGGCCTCCTCTTCAGCACCGCCGCCGCGGAGACCGGGCCGAGGCCCGCCCAGCCGGCCCAGGGCGCGAggcgctcccgctcccgctaCCCCGGCCACAAACGCCAGAGCGCCAGCGAACGGGAGAAGCTGAGGATGAGGGACCTGACCAAGGCCCTGCACCACCTCAAcgcctacctccctccctccctggccccCGCCGGCCAGACCCTCACCAAAATCCAGACCCTGCGTCTCACCATCCGTTACATCGCCCAGCTTTCAGCCCAGCTGGAGGCCCCAGAGGGGGCCCCGTCCCAGGCACGTCCAGATCTCCCTCCGTCCGGCTTTGGAACACGGGACACTGACCGGGGATCGTTCTGCCAATCAGTGGGCGCCATGACAACAGAGGACATTGCCATGTTCCAGCCTGCCTTCCCTCACACAGTGGATCAGTACTCCTGTCTGCGTCAGCCTTTCCAG CAGAGTCCCTGTGGTGACTACAGCATTGCGCAAACGCTTACGGAGGAATATTATACCCTGCAAAACCAGCTGCCTCTCTCCAAACTCGGCTCACTCTAG
- the LOC135256101 gene encoding uncharacterized protein LOC135256101 isoform X2 — protein sequence MDSALSQFLLQETQAPGCEAMLEQSCSGSDPGYYSACGSLSPASSVDSLCASPRTLRCGAGQEPAEGLLFSTAAAETGPRPAQPAQGARRSRSRYPGHKRQSASEREKLRMRDLTKALHHLNAYLPPSLAPAGQTLTKIQTLRLTIRYIAQLSAQLEAPEGAPSQARPDLPPSGFGTRDTDRGSFCQSVGAMTTEDIAMFQPAFPHTVDQYSCLRQPFQSPCGDYSIAQTLTEEYYTLQNQLPLSKLGSL from the exons ATGGACTCAGCGctctcccagttcctgctccAGGAGACCCAGGCCCCGGGGTGTGAGGCCATGCTGGAGCAGTCCTGCTCCGGCTCTGACCCCGGCTACTACAGCGCCTGCGGCAGCCTGTCTCCGGCCTCCTCCGTGGACTCCCTCTGCGCCTCCCCCCGGACCCTGCGCTGTGGCGCGGGGCAGGAGCCCGCCGAAGGCCTCCTCTTCAGCACCGCCGCCGCGGAGACCGGGCCGAGGCCCGCCCAGCCGGCCCAGGGCGCGAggcgctcccgctcccgctaCCCCGGCCACAAACGCCAGAGCGCCAGCGAACGGGAGAAGCTGAGGATGAGGGACCTGACCAAGGCCCTGCACCACCTCAAcgcctacctccctccctccctggccccCGCCGGCCAGACCCTCACCAAAATCCAGACCCTGCGTCTCACCATCCGTTACATCGCCCAGCTTTCAGCCCAGCTGGAGGCCCCAGAGGGGGCCCCGTCCCAGGCACGTCCAGATCTCCCTCCGTCCGGCTTTGGAACACGGGACACTGACCGGGGATCGTTCTGCCAATCAGTGGGCGCCATGACAACAGAGGACATTGCCATGTTCCAGCCTGCCTTCCCTCACACAGTGGATCAGTACTCCTGTCTGCGTCAGCCTTTCCAG AGTCCCTGTGGTGACTACAGCATTGCGCAAACGCTTACGGAGGAATATTATACCCTGCAAAACCAGCTGCCTCTCTCCAAACTCGGCTCACTCTAG